The Macaca fascicularis isolate 582-1 chromosome 1, T2T-MFA8v1.1 genome includes a window with the following:
- the TESK2 gene encoding dual specificity testis-specific protein kinase 2 isoform X3: MRGREKDEVMAKKNCLIKRDENGYSAVVADFGLAEKIPDVSMGSEKLAVVGSPFWMAPEVLRDEPYNEKADVFSYGIILCEIIARIQADPDYLPRTENFGLDYDAFQHMVGDCPPDFLQLTFNCCNMDPKLRPSFVEIGKTLQEILSRLQEEEQERDRKLQPTAKGLLEKAPGVKRLSSLDDKIPHKSPCPRRTIWLSRSQSDIFSRKPSRTVSVLDPYYQPRDDAARTPKVNPFSARQDLKGGKIKFFDLPSKSVISLVFDLDAPGPGTMPLADWQEPLAPPIRRWRSLPGSPEFLHQEACPFVGREESLSDGPPPRLSSLKYRVKEIPPFRASALPAAQAHEAMDCSSLQEENGFGSRPQGTSPCPVGASEEMEVEEERPAGSTPVTFSTSGIGLQTQGKQDG; the protein is encoded by the exons atgagagggagagagaaagatgagGTCATGGCTAAAAAG AACTGCCTGATAAAGAGGGATGAGAATGGTTACTCTGCAGTGGTAGCTGACTTTGGCCTGGCTGAGAAGATCCCCGATGTCAG CATGGGGAGTGAGAAGTTGGCCGTGGTGGGTTCCCCATTCTGGATGGCACCTGAGGTTCTCCGAGATGAGCCCTATAACGAAAAG GCAGATGTGTTCTCTTATGGTATCATCCTCTGCGAGATCATCGCCCGCATCCAGGCCGATCCGGACTATCTTCCCCGCACAGAG AATTTCGGGCTGGACTATGATGCCTTCCAGCACATGGTAGGAGACTGTCCTCCAGACTTTCTGCAGCTTACCTTCAACTGCTGTAAT ATGGACCCCAAACTGCGCCCATCTTTTGTGGAGATTGGGAAGACCCTGCAGGAAATTCTGAGCCGCCTACAGGAAGAAGAGCAGGAGAGGGATAGGAAGCTGCAGCCCACAGCCAAGG GACTCTTGGAGAAAGCACCTGGGGTGAAGCGACTAAGCTCACTGGATGACAAGATCCCCCACAAGTCACCATGCCCAAGACGTACCATCTGGCTGTCTCGAAGCCAGTCAGACATCTTTTCCCGTAAGCCCTCACGTACAGTGAGCGTCTTGGACCCATACTACCAGCCACGAGATGATGCTGCCCGCACCCCCAAAGTCAACCCTTTTAGTGCTCGCCAGGACCTCAAGGGAGGCAAGATCAAGTTTTTTGACCTGCCCAGCAAGTCTGTCATCTCTCTGGTATTTGACCTGGATGCACCAGGGCCTGGAACTATGCCCCTGGCTGACTGGCAGGAGCCCCTGGCCCCACCTATTCGCCGGTGGCGTTCCTTGCCTGGTTCGCCTGAGTTCTTGCATCAGGAGGCTTGTCCATTTGTGGGCCGGGAAGAATCGCTATCTGATGGGCCCCCACCACGCCTAAGTAGTCTCAAGTACAGAGTTAAAGAGATCCCACCATTCCGGGCATCTGCCCTACCAGCTGCTCAAGCCCATGAGGCTATGGACTGCTCCAGTCTCCAGGAAGAAAACGGTTTTGGGTCCAGGCCCCAGGGGACCAGTCCATGCCCTGTGGGTGCTTCTGAGGAGATGGAGGTAGAAGAAGAAAGGCCAGCAGGCTCAACTCCAGTCACCTTTTCCACCTCAGGCATAGGCCTGCAAACCCAGGGAAAGCAGGATGGGTGA
- the TESK2 gene encoding dual specificity testis-specific protein kinase 2 isoform X4: MGSEKLAVVGSPFWMAPEVLRDEPYNEKADVFSYGIILCEIIARIQADPDYLPRTENFGLDYDAFQHMVGDCPPDFLQLTFNCCNMDPKLRPSFVEIGKTLQEILSRLQEEEQERDRKLQPTAKGLLEKAPGVKRLSSLDDKIPHKSPCPRRTIWLSRSQSDIFSRKPSRTVSVLDPYYQPRDDAARTPKVNPFSARQDLKGGKIKFFDLPSKSVISLVFDLDAPGPGTMPLADWQEPLAPPIRRWRSLPGSPEFLHQEACPFVGREESLSDGPPPRLSSLKYRVKEIPPFRASALPAAQAHEAMDCSSLQEENGFGSRPQGTSPCPVGASEEMEVEEERPAGSTPVTFSTSGIGLQTQGKQDG; encoded by the exons ATGGGGAGTGAGAAGTTGGCCGTGGTGGGTTCCCCATTCTGGATGGCACCTGAGGTTCTCCGAGATGAGCCCTATAACGAAAAG GCAGATGTGTTCTCTTATGGTATCATCCTCTGCGAGATCATCGCCCGCATCCAGGCCGATCCGGACTATCTTCCCCGCACAGAG AATTTCGGGCTGGACTATGATGCCTTCCAGCACATGGTAGGAGACTGTCCTCCAGACTTTCTGCAGCTTACCTTCAACTGCTGTAAT ATGGACCCCAAACTGCGCCCATCTTTTGTGGAGATTGGGAAGACCCTGCAGGAAATTCTGAGCCGCCTACAGGAAGAAGAGCAGGAGAGGGATAGGAAGCTGCAGCCCACAGCCAAGG GACTCTTGGAGAAAGCACCTGGGGTGAAGCGACTAAGCTCACTGGATGACAAGATCCCCCACAAGTCACCATGCCCAAGACGTACCATCTGGCTGTCTCGAAGCCAGTCAGACATCTTTTCCCGTAAGCCCTCACGTACAGTGAGCGTCTTGGACCCATACTACCAGCCACGAGATGATGCTGCCCGCACCCCCAAAGTCAACCCTTTTAGTGCTCGCCAGGACCTCAAGGGAGGCAAGATCAAGTTTTTTGACCTGCCCAGCAAGTCTGTCATCTCTCTGGTATTTGACCTGGATGCACCAGGGCCTGGAACTATGCCCCTGGCTGACTGGCAGGAGCCCCTGGCCCCACCTATTCGCCGGTGGCGTTCCTTGCCTGGTTCGCCTGAGTTCTTGCATCAGGAGGCTTGTCCATTTGTGGGCCGGGAAGAATCGCTATCTGATGGGCCCCCACCACGCCTAAGTAGTCTCAAGTACAGAGTTAAAGAGATCCCACCATTCCGGGCATCTGCCCTACCAGCTGCTCAAGCCCATGAGGCTATGGACTGCTCCAGTCTCCAGGAAGAAAACGGTTTTGGGTCCAGGCCCCAGGGGACCAGTCCATGCCCTGTGGGTGCTTCTGAGGAGATGGAGGTAGAAGAAGAAAGGCCAGCAGGCTCAACTCCAGTCACCTTTTCCACCTCAGGCATAGGCCTGCAAACCCAGGGAAAGCAGGATGGGTGA